DNA sequence from the Pseudomonas tritici genome:
CTGGGCGCGCACCGGACGCGGCAGGTCGAGCTGCCAACTGAGTACGCGCTGGCGCTCACTGTCGTGGGGTGTAAGACGCAGGTACTGGATGCTGGCGCGCACCTGGTTTTCGTAGTGGTAGGTGGTTTCGTGGCTGATGGAGAGTCTCATGCGGCCTCCAGGTAGGAACTGTAGATGGCGTCGCCCAACTGGCGAACCAAGGGAATGAAGTCGGTCAGCCAGGCGTGCAGGCCTTCCTCGAGGATTTCATCGATGGCGGTAAAGCGCAGGCGCGCGTCCATCTCGGCGGCCAGGCGCTGGGCCGGTCGGCCATTGAGGCCGGGCAGGCTGGCGAGGATCTGGTCGATCTCTTCGCTGCAGGCGCGTAATGAGCGCGGTACGTCGGCGCGCAGCAGCAGTAATTCCGCGACCTGCCGGGCGCCGGGGGCGTCACGGTAAATCTCGGTGTAGGCCTCGAACGACGACAAGGCGCGCAGCAAAGCGCTCCATTGATAGTAGGCGTGGGCCGTGCCATCGCTGACGGCTTCGGCCTGGTCGCCGGCCATTTCATAGCGAGCGTCCAGCAGGCGCAGGGTGTTATCGGCACGTTCGATAAAGGTGCCCAGGCGAATGAACCGGAACGCATCGTTGCGCATGATGGTGCCGTAGGTGGCACCGCGGAACAGGTGAGACCGCTCCTTGACCCACTCACAGAACCGGCTCATGCCATAGCGGCTCAAGCCCTGCTGGGCGATGTCACGAATATCCAGCCAAGTAGCGTTGATGTTTTCCCACATGTCGGCGGTAATTCGCCCACGCACGGCATGGGCGCTGGCCCGCGCTGCGCCGAGACAGCTGTAGATGCTGGCCGGGTTCGCCGCGTCCAGGGCAAAAAAGTGCAACAGGCGTTCGGCGTGCAACTCGCCGTGGCGCGCGTGGTAATCCTCCAGGGTGCCGGTGATCAACAGCGGCATCGCCAGTTCATGCAGGCCATCACCGCGCCCATCTTGAGGCATCAGCGACAGCGAATAGCTGACATCGAGCATGCGCGCGAGGTTTTCCGCGCGCTCCAGGTAGCGCGACATCCAGTACAAATCCGAGGCAGTTCTACTCAACATGGCATCAGTCCTCGACCACCCAGGTGTCTTTGGTGCCGCCGCCCTGGGAGGAGTTGACCACCAGCGAACCTTCACGCAATGCCACACGGGTCAGCCCGCCTGGGACTACACGGGTTTCCTTGCCGGACAATACGAATGGGCGCAGGTCGATATGGCGCGGCGCAATGCCGTTTTCGACAAAGGTCGGGCAGGTGGACAAGCACAGGGTCGGTTGGGCGATATACGCATGGGGCTTGGCCTTGATGCGCGCACGGAAGGCTTCGATTTCGGCCTTCGTGGACGCCGGGCCGACCAGCATGCCGTAGCCGCCGGAGCCTTGGGTTTCCTTCACCACCAGGTCCGGCAGGTTGGCCAATACGTGGGACAGTTCGTCAGGCTTACGGCATTGGAATGTCGGAACGTTCTTCAGGATGGGTTCTTCATCCAGGTAAAAACGGATCATCTCGGTGACGAAGGGGTACACCGACTTGTCATCCGCCACCCCGGTGCCGATGGCATTGGCCAGCACTACGTTGCCCGAGCGATAAGCCGCGAGCAGGCCAGGCACGCCGAGCATGGAATCCGGGTTGAAGGCCAATGGGTCGAGGAACGCATCGTCGAGGCGGCGGTAGATCACGTCCACGGCCTTGGGGCCATCGGTGGTGCGCATGAATACGCGGTCATCGCGCACAAACAGGTCGGCGCCTTCCACCAGCTCCACGCCCATTTCCCGGGCCAGGAACGCATGTTCAAAGAACGCGCTGTTAAAGCGGCCCGGGGTCAGCACGACCACGCTGGGGTTATCCAGGGGGCTGGAGCTTTTCAGGGTGTCGAGCAACAGGTTGGGGTAATGATCGATGGGCGCGATACGCTGGGCGGCGAACAGTTCGGGGAACAGGCGCATCATCATCTTGCGGTCTTCGAGCATGTAGCTGACGCCGCTCGGGGTACGCAGGTTGTCTTCAAGCACGTAGTACGTGCCGTCGCCGTCACGTACGAGGTCGACACCGGAGACGTGGGAATACAGGTCGCGGTGCAGATTCAAACCCTGCATCGCCAGTTGGTATTGCTCGTTGGCCAGCACCTGTTCGGCAGGAATGATCCCTGCCTTGATGATGCGTTGCTCGTGATACAGGTCGGCGAGAAACATATTCAGCGCCTTGACCCTTTGGATGCAGCCGCGCTCGACAATCCGCCATTCGCTGGCGGGAATGCTGCGCGGGATGGTGTCGAACGGAATCAGGCGCTCGGTGCCCTGCTCGTCCCCGTAGAGCGTGAAGGTGATACCGGCGCGGTGAAACAGCAAATCGGCCTCACGCCGGCGCTGGGCCAGCAGTTCAGCAGGGGTATCAGCCAACCAGCGGGCGAACTCGCGGTAATGCGGTCGGACCTGCCCTGCCCCGTCGTACATTTCATCGTAATAAGTGCGGATCATGCCGAACTCCTTGTCACCCGGGCGCTAGAACCATCGCAAGGCCCGTGCCAGCGGCATAAACACTTAAGAATCAGTGAGTTGAATAAGCACCGGAATCCATTCGCACCGTCCTGGTGCGCAGAATGCCCGGTGCACTGCCCCCTGCTTCATCGCAATGCGGGCTTTGACTATCAACAGCATAGCCAGAGTTGATTTCACTGCCCGGTCAAGCGTACGGATAATTACCAACATCTGCTGAACAGGACGTGTCCTACAGCTCAACCCTTTGCGCGATCGGTAACGTAGTGCTTCGTGTACCGACCGGCCTCCCGGTCTTCCCTTTTGGCCACCCTGCTCGGGTGGCCTTTTTTTTGGCCCTGAAAAGACCTGGATGGGCGCCAAAAACAAAATCGGCCGACCCAAAGGTCAGCCGATACGCTGTGTTTCTCATACTGCTCGCTGCTACATGGGTAACCCACGCACCTCCTGCTTCACGCCCCATCCCTCGATGATCCCGCCCAGCGGCTCGACCACCGCCTCAAAGTCTTGCTCGAAGTCTCCTATGCCGTCGTAGGTGGCAGACATGATTTTGCTCAGTTCCAAGTACCAGGCGCCATCGTCGCGCGCACTGACCTGGGCATTCAGCGATTCCCCACGAAACTCACCCGCAGCCCTGCGCGCCCGTTCTTCATCAGGAAAAATGGCGTAGAACTCAATGGGGTGGAAGCGTGAAAAGTCAAAGCCGCCCTCTTTCATGCGGCGCAGAACATTGGTGCTGATGTCTTCTTGATAGGCTGTGCTCATGAAAAGTGCTCCTCAGACTGATGGATAGACTTTCCGTGCTTCCCGAAGCCCACGCCGTACTGGCGTGGGAGCTACGGCAATAACATCACCGCTGGAAAACAAGCATGTAGCTGACAAGACCAGTACCTAGCGATTCATTCGCTGATCTCACTTGCAGAGTAGCGCGAAGCTATCGCCTCCACCAGAGGTGCTTGAAGGGTGTACAGCGAATGTTCAGACGGCAGGAGAGATGTCGAGGATCTGGATACTGTTCTGGTCTTTGAGGATCTTGACCGTAGGATCGGACTGGCGGCCCTCAAGGTCATTGAGGTCGAGCTCGGCGGCGACAGGCACCAGTTTGTTGCGAATCATGTGCGCAGCATCTTCGAGGCTAGGTCTTTGTTCGCAGGTGAACTGCTCCACGGACTGTACGCCGTGATCATCAACGAAAGTAATCTGCCACTTTTGCATCGGTGCCTCCTCGATAAAGCCCGCGTGTGGGCTCACATCTATCTGGACCTTGAGGGTTCGGCAAACGTTCCACTCTGGGCAGGAAGCACCGGATCAAATGCGCTTATTTTTCAGCGTGTTCTTTCAAGGCTTTCAAGGTGTTGAACGGCGCGTCCACCACGAACTTGTTGGCCAACCACGATGGCACGCTGCCGCCTGGCTCGGTGTGTACCTGGTAAGTGACTTCGGTCTGGTTGTCGCCTTTTGGCACCAGTTTCCAGAAGCCTTCGACTTGGGCAACCCGTACGAAGCCTTTTTCTTCTGGCTGATAGGTCGGGACCTCCAGCAAGGTTCGGGTCACGCTGCCGTCAGCGCCCTTGGAGGTGGTGATTTTGAGGATCGAATCACGATTACTGACGGGGAACGGAGCATTGAACTGGGTGTAGGTGTAGCTGACGTCACCCTCGTGTTTCAGCAGTTTTTGCAATTTGCACTCGTGAATCCATTTGCAGGCACCCGCTACGTCTTCCTGCAGCGCAACAATCTTGGCAACCGGCGCCTTGACCACGGTCACGCCGCGATACGCCTTGTACTTGGAGCCGGCAACTTCGCTCAGGGACACCTTGATACCGTCTTCGTCCTTGGCGACTTGCCAATCCTCAGCCTGGGCAGTAGCAGCAAACAACACCGTAAAACCGCACAACACAGCCATTCGTTTCAGCGAACCCATAGGTGTATTCCTTATTGTTGAAGTTACGAGAGTAGAGCCCATCAAGCCGCCGTCATCTGCTCCCACCAGCCGATCAAACGGATGGCATCGGCCTGGTCGGTGCCGCAGACCTCGATGTCCGCCTTGAAATCACTGCACACCGCCGGGCGTTCCGGTTGCCCGAACAGCTGGCATAGCTGTTCGACCGACA
Encoded proteins:
- a CDS encoding alpha-E domain-containing protein — its product is MLSRTASDLYWMSRYLERAENLARMLDVSYSLSLMPQDGRGDGLHELAMPLLITGTLEDYHARHGELHAERLLHFFALDAANPASIYSCLGAARASAHAVRGRITADMWENINATWLDIRDIAQQGLSRYGMSRFCEWVKERSHLFRGATYGTIMRNDAFRFIRLGTFIERADNTLRLLDARYEMAGDQAEAVSDGTAHAYYQWSALLRALSSFEAYTEIYRDAPGARQVAELLLLRADVPRSLRACSEEIDQILASLPGLNGRPAQRLAAEMDARLRFTAIDEILEEGLHAWLTDFIPLVRQLGDAIYSSYLEAA
- a CDS encoding circularly permuted type 2 ATP-grasp protein, whose translation is MIRTYYDEMYDGAGQVRPHYREFARWLADTPAELLAQRRREADLLFHRAGITFTLYGDEQGTERLIPFDTIPRSIPASEWRIVERGCIQRVKALNMFLADLYHEQRIIKAGIIPAEQVLANEQYQLAMQGLNLHRDLYSHVSGVDLVRDGDGTYYVLEDNLRTPSGVSYMLEDRKMMMRLFPELFAAQRIAPIDHYPNLLLDTLKSSSPLDNPSVVVLTPGRFNSAFFEHAFLAREMGVELVEGADLFVRDDRVFMRTTDGPKAVDVIYRRLDDAFLDPLAFNPDSMLGVPGLLAAYRSGNVVLANAIGTGVADDKSVYPFVTEMIRFYLDEEPILKNVPTFQCRKPDELSHVLANLPDLVVKETQGSGGYGMLVGPASTKAEIEAFRARIKAKPHAYIAQPTLCLSTCPTFVENGIAPRHIDLRPFVLSGKETRVVPGGLTRVALREGSLVVNSSQGGGTKDTWVVED
- a CDS encoding ribonuclease E inhibitor RraB is translated as MSTAYQEDISTNVLRRMKEGGFDFSRFHPIEFYAIFPDEERARRAAGEFRGESLNAQVSARDDGAWYLELSKIMSATYDGIGDFEQDFEAVVEPLGGIIEGWGVKQEVRGLPM
- a CDS encoding START domain-containing protein, which codes for MGSLKRMAVLCGFTVLFAATAQAEDWQVAKDEDGIKVSLSEVAGSKYKAYRGVTVVKAPVAKIVALQEDVAGACKWIHECKLQKLLKHEGDVSYTYTQFNAPFPVSNRDSILKITTSKGADGSVTRTLLEVPTYQPEEKGFVRVAQVEGFWKLVPKGDNQTEVTYQVHTEPGGSVPSWLANKFVVDAPFNTLKALKEHAEK
- a CDS encoding YkgJ family cysteine cluster protein, with protein sequence MNCREGCGACCIAPSISSPLPGMPQGKPAGERCLHLSVEQLCQLFGQPERPAVCSDFKADIEVCGTDQADAIRLIGWWEQMTAA